One Rhinolophus sinicus isolate RSC01 linkage group LG06, ASM3656204v1, whole genome shotgun sequence DNA window includes the following coding sequences:
- the LOC109436931 gene encoding olfactory receptor 51E1, translated as MVGSNGNESSATHFILIGLPGLEEAQFWLAFPLCSLYLIAVLGNLTIIYIVRTEPSLHEPMYIFLCMLSGLDVLISTSSMPKMMAIFWFNSTTIQFDACLIQMFAIHSLSGMESTVLLAMAFDRYVAICHPLRHATVLTLPRVTKIGLAAVVRGAALMAPLPVFIKQLPFCRSNILSHSYCLHQDVMKLACADIHVNVIYGLIVIISAIGLDSLLISLSYLLILKTVLGLTRDAQTKAFGTCVSHVCAVFIFYVPFIGLSMVHRFGKRHDSLLPVIMANTYLLIPPVLNPIVYGVKTKEIRQRILRLFHVTTHTSDP; from the coding sequence ATGGTGGGCTCTAATGGCAATGAATCCAGTGCTACCCATTTCATTCTAATAGGCCTTCCAGGCTTGGAAGAAGCTCAGTTCTGGTTGGCCTTTCCACTGTGCTCCCTCTATCTTATTGCTGTGTTAGGTAACTTGACAATCATCTACATTGTGCGGACTGAGCCCAGCCTACATGAACCCATGTATATCTTCCTTTGCATGCTTTCTGGCCTTGATGTCCTCATCTCTACGTCATCCATGCCCAAAATGATGGCCATCTTCTGGTTCAACTCTACTACCATCCAGTTTGATGCTTGTCTGATACAGATGTTTGCCATCCATTCCTTGTCTGGCATGGAGTCCACAGTACTGCTGGCCATGGCCTTTGACCGCTATGTGGCCATCTGCCACCCACTACGCCATGCCACTGTGCTAACATTGCCTCGTGTTACCAAGATTGGCTTGGCTGCCGTGGTACGGGGTGCTGCACTTATGGCACCCCTGCCTGTCTTCATCAAACAGCTGCCTTTCTGCCGCTCCAATATCCTTTCCCATTCCTACTGCCTACACCAAGATGTCATGAAGTTGGCCTGTGCTGACATCCATGTCAATGTGATCTATGGCCTCATCGTCATCATCTCTGCCATTGGCCTCGACTCACTTCTCATCTCCTTGTCATATCTGCTTATCCTCAAGACGGTGTTGGGCTTGACACGTGATGCCCAGACGAAGGCATTTGGCACTTGTGTCTCTCATGTGTGTGCTGTTTTCATATTCTATGTACCATTCATTGGATTGTCTATGGTACACCGTTTTGGCAAGCGGCATGACTCCCTCCTGCCCGTCATCATGGCCAACACCTACCTGCTTATTCCTCCTGTGCTCAACCCTATTGTCTATGGAGTGAAGACAAAGGAGATCCGGCAGCGCATCCTTCGTCTTTTTCATGTGACTACCCACACTTCAGATCCCTAG